From the Babylonia areolata isolate BAREFJ2019XMU chromosome 33, ASM4173473v1, whole genome shotgun sequence genome, one window contains:
- the LOC143277173 gene encoding glutathione S-transferase A-like, producing the protein MAQKNDMFLYWGTGSVPCWKVMMVLEEKGLQGYGSKMISFSQGEHKGEDVLKLNPRGQVPAFRDGSTIINESGAICDYLEYKYKDQGNKLLPDDPELRGNVLQRVWEAPNLSKAFIEGIFRYHLRTKPEDIDVEYLKTKKKEAREELQRWETHLEKEGEGSHVAGKDFSMADVSVFPLLAFGVRGKLELSPFPNLQKYYQRLAERPSIKTSWPPHWRESEGRDLFTGV; encoded by the exons ATGGCCCAGAAGAATGACATGTTCCTGTACTGGGGCACCGGCAGTGTTCCTTGCTGGAAAGTCATGATGGTTCTGGAAGAAAAAGGACTGCAAGGCTACGGGTCCAAGATGATCAGTTTCAGTCAGGGCGAACATAAGGGAGAAGACGTATTGAAGCTGAACCCACGCGGAcag GTTCCTGCGTTTAGAGACGGTTCCACCATCATCAACGAATCTGGGGCCATTTGTGACTACCTGGAG tacaaGTACAAGGACCAAGGGAACAAACTCCTGCCTGACGATCCGGAACTCCGAGGAAATGTTCTGCAGCGTGTGTGGGAG GCCCCAAATCTGAGCAAGGCCTTTATTGAAGGTATTTTTCGATACCATCTTCGAACCAAGCCAGAGGATATCGATGTG GAATatttgaagacgaagaagaaagaggcgAGGGAGGAATTACAGCGGTGGGAAACACACTTGGAGAAG gaaggggagggaagtcaCGTGGCCGGAAAGGACTTCAGCATGGCCGATGTCAGTGTCTTCCCCTTGCTGGCGTTCGGCGTGCGAGGCAAACTGGAGCTGTCACCCTTCCCCAACTTGCAGAAATACTACCAGAGGCTGGCGGAGAGGCCCTCCATCAAGACTTCCTGGCCTCCCCACTGGAGAGAGTCTGAAGGAAGAGACCTCTTTACGGGCGTCTAG